The nucleotide sequence GGAAGCCCTCGCTGCCGCCGGAGAGTCCAGCGCCGCCGCCCGCGAACGTTTGCGAGGCAGCCAGTCTCCTCGGTTTCGCGACGCGGACGATCCTTGGTTGGACGGTCTCATCACCGATTGTTACGACTACGACAAACTCTGTGTGCACGGCATGATGGATACCCTCACCCATCACGGCGATCGGGGGTTGGCCCTGTTTCACCGTGCCCGCCGCCTACGCCCTCACCAACTCACCGCCTACGAACTCATCGGCAACGTGCACCTGGACCAAGGCCACTCTGACAAGGCGATTGAAATCTACGAAGCGGGCCTCCGTCAGGCACCGCCCGATGCCGCGATTTCCGCGACCTATTTTGTCAGCCTCTCACGCGCTTACCTACACGCCGCCCGGACCGCGCAGGCCGTGCAAACCGCCCGCCGAGGTTTGACTCGATTGGGCGATACCGCCGCGCTTCACCGCGCCCTCGGCAACGCCCTGCGCGCGAACCACGAACCCGTCGCCGCGGTTGCTGCGCTGCAGGCTGCGGTCGACCATGATCCCGTCAACGCCGCCATCACCTACGACCTGGCTCGGGCGCATATCGATCTGGGCCAACTGGAGGACGCCGTCGCGGCATTGCATAGTTCTCACCAGGCGAACCCGCAATACCCCGCCACTCTGGCCCTGCTCGGGCGCGTCGAAGCCGATTCCGGTCGATGGGAAAACGCCCTTCGCTACCTTCGTCCTCTCTTCGATGGTCAGCCGGATTTACCTGCTGCCCGCGAACAACTGAGCTTCGTCTACCTCCAAGCCGGGTTGACCTCGGAACAAGCAGGAAATCTCGATACCGCGGAATCCCACTACCGCCACGGTATCGCCGTTGCTCCGAATCAACCCGCACCGTTGGCCCAACTCGGCATCTTACTGCTGCGCCAAAACCGCGGAGCGGAAGCGGTGCCTCCCTTGGAAAACTTTCACCGCCTCGCAAGCGACGACGCTCGAAGCCACCTACTTTTAGGCCAGGCCTACGCCGCAACCGACAACAAAGTTCAAGCTCTCAAAGTTTTGGCCACAGGTGCCGAACAGGCTGAAATATCCGGCGATACGCGCACCGCTCGTCGCTGTCGAGAGATCGCCGCCCGCTTGAAATAGAGGGGTAGATTCGACGGTTCAGTTACGTTGCCACACACACCGAACGGAGCGAGTTTTCACCCGCGCTTAGGGGAGAGCAAAGCACGATCTGATTGCCAAACTCGCAATCCGCCGAAGAAATTATTCCCGCGCGCCCACCGCCAGCACGATCGAGCCCAATCGCTCCTCGTTTTCCACGCGACGGTGCGCCTCCGGGGCTTCCACCAATGGAAACACCCGGTCCACGATCGGTCGAATCGACCCCGCTTCGATCATGATTTTGAGCACCCGTAATTCGTCCGGCGATTCACTCGCGAAGCCAAAAAACGCTCGGCGTTGGGAAAACCAACGTGTCCCGATCGATCGCACCATGTCGGACACCCGCGGGTTACCCATGGCATAGCGTCCTTCGGGCTTGAGCACACCGATGCTCCGCTTGAAAGAACCGCCCGCGACCATGGAAAACACCACGTCGTAACGCTCCTCCGTTTTCCAAAACTCCTGTTGGGTATAGTCGATAAACACGTCCGCTCCGGCTTGGCGCACCACCTCGGCCTTGGCCGCTTTATCGACCGCGGTCACTTTGGCTCCGATTACTTTGGCAATTTGAATCGCGAAGAGACCGATACTCCCGCCCGCACCAATGATAAGAATACTTTCGTCGGCCATCAGCTCCACTTTGGTGAGAAAGTGCAACGCATTGAGCGCGCCCAACGGCACCGCGGCTGCCTCCGCAAAACTCAGATTTTTCGGCTTCTGCTCGATCGTGTAACGCTCGGGTAAACACAGCATTTCTCCGTAGGCGCCCAACCGCAGCTGCGAGCAGCCAAACACCGCTTCCCCCACTTTGAAACGAGACGTGGTCGCGGACGTGGCGACGACTTCGCCCGCAAAATACGAACCGAGAATCTGCCGTCGCGGTCGGCGGATCCCGAACGCGATGCGCAGCGGCAACCAGAACCACGCCACCGGAAAGCGAAAACTCCGCATTTCACAGTCCGCTTTCGTCACTTCCACCGCGTGCACGCGAATAGTCACTTCGCCCGCTTTGGGCTGCGGAGGCTCCACTTCGGCCGCAACCAAAACACTGGGCGGGCCATATTGCTGATAAATAACGGCTTTCATGGGATGAACCGGCTTAAACTAGGAGTAGTTTCCGCCTCACCTCCAGCGTTTCTCCACAAAATCGCGCGACTCCTCCCCCCGCTCAACATCGCATTAGCACGATGAGCAGCAGACTGAAGGCGAGCACCGCGAAAACCGTGCGAATCCCGTTCCACCGCACCCAGCGTGGTTCGAACGCCTGCCGCGCTTCTCGTAGCGCCGGCTCCGCCAGAACCGCGAGATCCCGCTGCTGCAGCGCGTTGTTCAACGGCACATTCACCGTCGCCGTCGGCCCTTGCACCCCGAGCAAATAGACGACCGCCGCCCCCACCAATAACATCCGATCGATGCCCTCCAAGCGCACGACCCCCCACCACACCGCCACCGCGAGCGCCAAAACACTGCCGACCCACACGAGCATGAAGACCGGTTGATTCTGCTGGATCACCCGATCCACGCTTTTAAACGCCTGGAGAAAATCGTGATCACCCAGAGTCCTGATCCCCGGCATCACCACCACGGCAAAGGCAAACAGGAAGCCCGCGACCAGGCCGCACCCTAGCGTGGCCAGACCGAGCATTATACGTAACATTTCCATGGATACACCTTTCAATAAACCGCCGTCCCGGCCTCGGGAATCCACCCGTAGGGCGGACCGAGAATTAGCGAAGCCTCCGCGGTCCGCTCGGTCCGCCGGGTCTCAGCGGCAGCGGGCGGACTGACTTCGTCGGCGTCGGGGCAGGCCGAGGTTTGAGTCAGAAAAAACGTCCCCATTCCGATCGCAATCAAGAGCATGCTGGAGTGGACCAACCGGTGACATGCTGAGGGCCGCTTCATGCGGCCGTTCTCCAGCATCCGGTGCCCGCCACCTCCCGCGCATAGGCGGAAAACTCCCGGGGCGGGCGTCCCAACGCGCGTTGC is from Synoicihabitans lomoniglobus and encodes:
- a CDS encoding tetratricopeptide repeat protein encodes the protein MSDFPAELAERVRAAQRAGATAELGRLYHINGFNHAAATCWKILQANEPLEARWPYYHADTLDALGDQEAMTSLVVRALKLDPAYAPAWLKLGNIRFKQGRFDEAAAAYQQRLLLLPGDPYARVGLARISAQSGDTATARHRLESLVVDAPTFAPARNLYAEALAAAGESSAAARERLRGSQSPRFRDADDPWLDGLITDCYDYDKLCVHGMMDTLTHHGDRGLALFHRARRLRPHQLTAYELIGNVHLDQGHSDKAIEIYEAGLRQAPPDAAISATYFVSLSRAYLHAARTAQAVQTARRGLTRLGDTAALHRALGNALRANHEPVAAVAALQAAVDHDPVNAAITYDLARAHIDLGQLEDAVAALHSSHQANPQYPATLALLGRVEADSGRWENALRYLRPLFDGQPDLPAAREQLSFVYLQAGLTSEQAGNLDTAESHYRHGIAVAPNQPAPLAQLGILLLRQNRGAEAVPPLENFHRLASDDARSHLLLGQAYAATDNKVQALKVLATGAEQAEISGDTRTARRCREIAARLK
- a CDS encoding NAD(P)-dependent alcohol dehydrogenase → MKAVIYQQYGPPSVLVAAEVEPPQPKAGEVTIRVHAVEVTKADCEMRSFRFPVAWFWLPLRIAFGIRRPRRQILGSYFAGEVVATSATTSRFKVGEAVFGCSQLRLGAYGEMLCLPERYTIEQKPKNLSFAEAAAVPLGALNALHFLTKVELMADESILIIGAGGSIGLFAIQIAKVIGAKVTAVDKAAKAEVVRQAGADVFIDYTQQEFWKTEERYDVVFSMVAGGSFKRSIGVLKPEGRYAMGNPRVSDMVRSIGTRWFSQRRAFFGFASESPDELRVLKIMIEAGSIRPIVDRVFPLVEAPEAHRRVENEERLGSIVLAVGARE
- a CDS encoding DUF1772 domain-containing protein, producing the protein MLRIMLGLATLGCGLVAGFLFAFAVVVMPGIRTLGDHDFLQAFKSVDRVIQQNQPVFMLVWVGSVLALAVAVWWGVVRLEGIDRMLLVGAAVVYLLGVQGPTATVNVPLNNALQQRDLAVLAEPALREARQAFEPRWVRWNGIRTVFAVLAFSLLLIVLMRC